A portion of the Colius striatus isolate bColStr4 chromosome 1, bColStr4.1.hap1, whole genome shotgun sequence genome contains these proteins:
- the TMEM123 gene encoding porimin, whose amino-acid sequence MWLLSDAGCALRAAALLLLLLVPGSHSDNSPSLPVISSTQSAITSTVGMSTSSTNLTSTNQSTTISQSTNTTMSVTLMTQPTKTSQTTRSTTASSVTSSQLNITVVTTSKTLTPVTATSKPVSALTKSRFDVGSFVGGIVLTLGALVFLYIGCKTYHSRRGIQYRTIDEHDAII is encoded by the exons ATGTGGCTCCTCAGCGACGCTGGCTGCGCGCTGCGGGCGGCCgcgctgctgctcctgctccttgTCCCCGGCTCCC ACAGTGACAATTCACCCAGTCTCCCTGTTATATCATCCACACAATCTGCAATAACATCTACAGTGG GTATGTCCACCAGTTCTACTAATCTGACCAGTACCAATCAGTCCACCACCATCAGTCAGTCCACCAACACCACTATGTCTGTCACCCTGATGACTCAGCCCACCAAAACCAGCCAGACAACGAGATCCACCACAGCTTCATCAGTCACATCATCACAACTCAATATTACAGTGGTGACCACTTCCAAGACTTTAACTCCTGTAACGG ctaCATCAAAGCCTGTGAGTGCCTTAACCAAATCCAGATTTGATGTGGGCAGTTTTGTAGGTGGAATTGTGCTGACACTTGGAGCCCTAGTTTTTCTCTACATTGGGTGCAAAACCTATCACTCCAGAAGGGGCATTCAGTACAGAACCAT TGATGAACATGATGCCATCATTTAA
- the BIRC2 gene encoding baculoviral IAP repeat-containing protein 2 has translation MNIMEDSPFLASIMKQSAVCGELKYDLSCELYRMSTFSTFPSNVPVSERSLARAGFYYTGMQDKVQCFSCGLTLDNWQLGDNAMEKHKQLYPSCSFVQDMLSVNNLGLSSCSSFSPLVANSLSPSLHSITLSPSLEQVGYFSGSFSSFPQDPVTTRAVEDLSFLRPKLHNPSMSTEDARLRTYHSWPLTFLSPADLAKAGLYYLGTADKVACFACGGQLSNWEPKDNAISEHRRHFPGCPFVENLARGQPSFNVSNLSMQTHEARVKTFINWPTRIPVQPEQLADAGFYYVGCNDDVKCFCCDGGLRCWESGDDPWIEHAKWFPRCEYLLRVKGGEFVSQIQARFPHLLEQLLSTSDTPVDENIDPPIIHFEPGECHSEDAIMMNTPVVKAALEMGFSRRLIKQTVQSKILATGENYKTVNDLVCDLLTAEDEKREEERERQLEEVASDDLSLIRKNRMALFQRLTCVLPILGSLLSAKVITELEHDVIKQKTQTPLQARELIDTVLVKGNEAATIFRNCLRDGDPVLYRDLFVDKNVKCLPTEDVSGLPMEEQLRRLQEERTCKVCMDKEVSIVFIPCGHLVVCKECAPSLRKCPICRGTIKGTVRTFLS, from the exons ATGAACATAATGGAAGATAGCCCTTTCTTGGCTAGCATCATGAAGCAGAGTGCCGTGTGTGGTGAACTGAAGTACGACTTATCCTGTGAGCTCTACAGAATGTCAACGTTTTCGACTTTCCCCAGTAACGTGCCAGTGTCAGAACGGAGTCTTGCCCGGGCTGGGTTTTATTACACTGGCATGCAAGATAAAGTTCAGTGCTTCAGTTGTGGCTTGACATTAGACAACTGGCAGCTAGGAGATAATGCTATGGAAAAACATAAACAGCTGTATCCTAGCTGCAGTTTTGTGCAAGACATGCTTTCGGTTAACAACCTTGGATTGTCCTCTTGTTCTTCCTTCTCACCTTTGGTCGCAAACAGTCTCTCACCATCTCTGCATTCCATAACGCTTTCTCCAAGTTTAGAACAAGTGGGATATTTCAGCGGctctttttccagttttcctcAAGACCCAGTAACTACTAGGGCAGTTGAAGACCTTTCATTCTTGAGACCTAAGCTTCACAACCCTTCTATGAGTACAGAAGATGCTAGACTGCGCACTTACCACTCATGGCCGCtgacatttctctctcctgctgaTCTGGCAAAGGCTGGACTTTATTACTTGGGGACAGCAGACAAAGTTGCTTGTTTTGCCTGTGGTGGTCAGCTGAGTAACTGGGAACCAAAAGATAATGCCATCTCAGAGCATCGGAGACACTTTCCTGGCTGCCCTTTTGTGGAGAACCTTGCTCGAGGGCAGCCAAGTTTCAATGTTTCCAACCTGAGCATGCAAACCCATGAAGCACGGGTTAAAACCTTCATCAATTGGCCCACCAGAATCCCAGTTCAGCCTGAGCAGCTTGCAGATGCTGGCTTTTACTATGTAG gctgcaATGATGATGTCAAGTGTTTTTGTTGTGACGGCGGGTTAAGGTGCTGGGAGTCTGGAGATGATCCGTGGATTGAGCATGCAAAGTGGTTTCCGAG GTGTGAGTATCTGCTTCGTGTCAAAGGAGGAGAGTTTGTAAGTCAAATTCAGGCCAGATTCCCCCATCTTCTTGAACAG CTCTTATCAACCTCCGATACACCTGTAGACGAAAACATCGACCCCCCCA TTATTCATTTTGAACCTGGAGAGTGTCACTCAGAAGATGCTATCATGATGAATACGCCTGTGGTTAAAGCTGCCTTGGAGATGGGATTCAGTAGAAGGCTAATAAAGCAAACAGTGCAAAGTAAAATCTTGGCCACTGGAGAAAACTATAAGACTGTCAATGATCTTGTGTGTGATCTGCTCACTGCTGAAgatgagaagagggaagaggaaagagagagacaaCTTGAAGAAGTGGCATCAG ATGATTTGTCCCTGATCCGGAAGAATCGAATGGCTTTGTTCCAGCGTTTGACCTGTGTACTTCCCATCCTTGGGAGCTTGCTATCAGCTAAAGTGATTACAGAGCTTGAGCATGATGTTATTAAGCAGAAGACTCAGACACCACTGCAAGCAAGGGAGCTGATAGACACAGTTCTAGTGAAAGGAAATGAAGCAGCCACCATATTCAGAAACTGTCTACGGgatggtgaccctgtgctgtaCAGAGACTTATTTG tggaCAAGAACGTGAAGTGTCTTCCCACAGAAGATGTTTCAG GTTTACCTATGGAAGAACAATTAAGAAGATTACAAGAGGAAAGAACATGTAAAGTTTGCATGGACAAAGAAGTTTCTATTGTTTTCATCCCATGTGGTCACTTAGTGGTGTGCAAAGAATGTGCCCCGTCCCTTCGCAAGTGCCCGATTTGCAGGGGGACAATAAAGGGTACAGTGCGGACATTCCTGTCCTAA